One genomic segment of Desulfomicrobium sp. ZS1 includes these proteins:
- a CDS encoding Rrf2 family transcriptional regulator, with protein sequence MKLSAKSRYASRILLDLALHNEGVPHRVNDISERTGITVPFIEQIIKPLKHAGMVTSKRGAAGGHQLGRSPENITLGDIVRIMEGSVELSACLSAPELCERTAVCPTRAAWQRATDAMLRELDTITLAGLAGGPPNCCQLADDYFERDSSLPV encoded by the coding sequence ATGAAGCTTTCCGCGAAGTCCAGATATGCGTCCCGGATCCTGCTTGACCTAGCCCTGCACAACGAGGGAGTGCCCCATCGCGTGAATGACATTTCCGAGCGCACGGGAATCACCGTGCCGTTCATCGAACAAATCATCAAGCCCCTGAAGCATGCCGGGATGGTCACGAGCAAGCGCGGCGCAGCAGGCGGGCATCAGCTCGGCCGTTCACCGGAGAATATCACCCTGGGCGATATCGTGCGCATCATGGAAGGCTCGGTGGAGCTTTCGGCTTGCCTGAGCGCGCCGGAGCTGTGCGAAAGGACCGCTGTCTGCCCAACCCGTGCGGCCTGGCAGCGGGCCACGGACGCCATGCTGCGCGAACTGGACACCATCACTCTGGCCGGGCTGGCCGGTGGCCCGCCCAATTGCTGCCAACTGGCCGACGACTATTTTGAGCGCGACAGCTCGTTGCCTGTTTGA
- a CDS encoding metallophosphoesterase family protein: MIVAVMSDTHMDQPDTLLAAIFERYCREADVLLHCGDCVSEETWSFLNSHPRFYSVQGNCDPLSLSGSLPVLRELELEGFRLGMGHGWGPRSRVGDEIAGRFQGVDIVCYGHTHVRDWRLSSSGVRLFNPGSLFWPRSGEGGMARLHVHRGQDPEVEWITI, translated from the coding sequence ATGATTGTCGCGGTCATGTCCGATACGCATATGGATCAACCGGATACTCTTCTGGCGGCCATTTTTGAGCGTTATTGCCGTGAGGCCGACGTGCTTCTGCACTGCGGAGACTGCGTGAGCGAGGAGACCTGGTCCTTTCTCAATTCCCATCCACGGTTTTACTCCGTGCAAGGCAACTGCGACCCGCTTTCCCTGAGTGGCAGCCTGCCCGTCCTGCGTGAACTGGAGCTGGAAGGGTTTCGTTTGGGCATGGGTCACGGATGGGGTCCGCGTTCCCGGGTAGGAGACGAGATTGCCGGCCGATTCCAGGGCGTGGACATTGTCTGCTACGGCCACACGCATGTGCGTGACTGGCGGCTGTCATCCAGCGGGGTGCGGCTTTTCAACCCCGGCTCCCTGTTTTGGCCGAGGTCCGGAGAAGGCGGCATGGCCCGGCTTCACGTGCATCGCGGGCAGGACCCGGAAGTGGAGTGGATAACCATCTAA
- the argJ gene encoding bifunctional glutamate N-acetyltransferase/amino-acid acetyltransferase ArgJ, whose protein sequence is MTIPSGFQFSTAQCGFKRPGRSDLGLVVSTVPAVAAGVFTTNRFQAAPVLVARDILEKDSSGIRAIVVNSGQANACTGQEGITNCRATLELLSVLGLEASTILPASTGVIGDQLKMELWEKAVPALRENLGRVGLVDMARAIMTTDTFPKLAAREVMLSSGTVRLAGFCKGAGMICPNMATMLGFILCDAGVEHEWWQQALVRCVDKSFNAITVDGDTSTNDCVLALANGTAVRALGADLDLLEEALLEICQDLAYMIVQDAEGGTRVMRINVRGAASMSDAQLAARAVGNSPLVKTALYGRDPNWGRIVAALGRSGATFTPEDVIVRIAGMTIFRQGTPVKADWDSLLASALRRDVVDIDLDLCAGEAELTLMASDFTEEYIKINAEYRT, encoded by the coding sequence ATGACCATCCCTTCTGGTTTCCAATTTTCCACCGCGCAGTGCGGTTTCAAACGGCCGGGGCGTTCGGATCTTGGGCTGGTGGTCAGCACGGTCCCGGCTGTTGCCGCCGGAGTCTTCACCACCAATCGTTTTCAGGCCGCGCCGGTTCTCGTGGCCAGGGACATCCTTGAAAAAGATTCCTCGGGCATCCGCGCCATTGTCGTCAATTCAGGCCAGGCCAACGCCTGCACCGGTCAGGAAGGCATTACCAACTGTCGGGCCACCCTTGAGCTGCTGTCCGTCCTCGGCCTCGAAGCGTCTACAATTCTGCCCGCTTCCACAGGCGTTATCGGCGATCAGCTCAAGATGGAGCTGTGGGAAAAGGCGGTCCCTGCCCTGCGCGAGAATCTTGGCCGGGTGGGGTTGGTGGATATGGCCCGCGCGATCATGACCACGGACACCTTCCCCAAGCTCGCTGCGCGGGAGGTCATGCTTTCCTCCGGCACGGTCCGGTTGGCCGGGTTTTGCAAGGGCGCGGGCATGATCTGTCCGAACATGGCCACGATGCTCGGTTTTATCCTCTGCGATGCCGGCGTGGAGCACGAGTGGTGGCAGCAGGCTCTGGTCCGCTGCGTGGACAAGAGCTTCAACGCCATCACCGTTGACGGCGACACCAGCACCAATGATTGTGTTCTGGCGTTGGCCAACGGCACCGCAGTCAGGGCGCTGGGCGCGGATTTGGACCTTCTGGAGGAGGCACTGCTCGAAATTTGCCAGGATCTGGCCTACATGATCGTGCAGGACGCCGAGGGCGGGACCAGGGTCATGCGCATCAATGTTCGCGGTGCGGCCAGCATGAGCGATGCGCAGCTTGCCGCGCGGGCCGTAGGCAATTCTCCGCTGGTCAAGACCGCCCTGTACGGCCGTGACCCCAACTGGGGCCGGATCGTGGCCGCTCTGGGACGGAGCGGAGCCACGTTTACGCCTGAGGACGTGATCGTGCGTATCGCGGGTATGACCATTTTTCGTCAGGGCACCCCGGTCAAGGCGGATTGGGACAGCCTTTTGGCCTCGGCCCTGCGCCGGGACGTCGTGGATATCGACCTGGATCTTTGCGCCGGAGAAGCCGAACTTACGCTCATGGCCTCCGATTTTACCGAGGAGTATATCAAGATCAATGCTGAATACCGAACCTGA
- the murB gene encoding UDP-N-acetylmuramate dehydrogenase: MKHLQNIPLKNYSTFRIGGVAKDIFFPGTPQELVEIVCRHRADNIPFWIHGGGANTLFPDSEILLPIISTSEMTACVRDGGTVHAQAGKIMDAWVLECLREGLGGIECLSGIPGTLGGALFMNAGAYGHEISDHLVSVTVLTRDGCVIDIPKQECGFGYRQASALREAVVLAGTWNLPQSDPKPLLAKRKEILARRKEKQPLEFPSAGSVFKRPEGAYASQLIDQAGLKGLRVGGAQVSEKHAGFIVNVDNATCRDVLELVEICRKTVRERFGYELELEQCLCPFCPDHK, translated from the coding sequence ATGAAACACCTGCAAAACATCCCTCTCAAAAACTACAGCACCTTCCGCATCGGAGGCGTGGCAAAAGACATTTTTTTCCCTGGGACCCCGCAAGAACTGGTTGAAATCGTTTGCCGGCATCGCGCTGACAACATTCCCTTCTGGATTCACGGCGGCGGCGCTAACACTCTTTTCCCGGACAGCGAGATCCTTTTGCCCATCATCTCCACCAGCGAGATGACCGCTTGCGTCCGCGATGGCGGCACCGTGCACGCACAGGCCGGAAAGATCATGGACGCCTGGGTCCTGGAATGCCTGCGCGAGGGGCTGGGGGGAATTGAATGCCTCTCAGGCATTCCCGGAACCCTCGGCGGAGCGCTGTTCATGAACGCAGGGGCCTACGGCCATGAAATCTCGGACCACCTTGTCAGCGTCACGGTCCTGACCCGGGATGGGTGCGTGATCGACATTCCCAAACAGGAATGCGGGTTTGGCTACCGTCAGGCCTCGGCCCTGCGCGAAGCGGTCGTGCTGGCCGGAACCTGGAACCTGCCGCAATCCGATCCTAAGCCCCTCCTCGCCAAGCGCAAGGAAATACTGGCCAGGCGCAAGGAAAAGCAACCGCTTGAATTCCCGTCCGCCGGCAGCGTCTTCAAGCGCCCTGAAGGCGCCTACGCATCCCAACTCATCGACCAGGCCGGTCTCAAGGGCCTGCGCGTGGGCGGCGCGCAGGTGTCGGAAAAACATGCCGGATTCATTGTCAACGTCGACAACGCCACCTGCCGGGACGTGCTCGAACTGGTGGAGATTTGCCGTAAAACCGTGCGTGAGCGCTTCGGTTACGAACTCGAACTCGAACAGTGCCTCTGTCCCTTCTGCCCCGATCACAAATAA
- a CDS encoding peptidylprolyl isomerase has translation MLDILRQGAQSWGIKILFGIIIAVFVLAFGMNRVQNDQTTVVATVNDSPLLFQPFQERLQRSLELARSQNPNLTAEILAQMGFKRQILEQMVIEELMMQQAAKLGLTVSKEELAKEIHLIPAFQNESNVFDPASYQNVLRANNLTPGKFESEYMRGMIMDKLRTYVGLPGRLGEDQARDFYTYGRSTATISYLMYPWENYQNQVNATDARINEYYEARKANYAVPARAKIDYLLLTPATLADSAAVSPEETEKYYAEHKEQFKIEEQVKASHLLVRVDENADEESVAKAMQTIKAAQKDLAAGKSFAEVAAQYTEDPSGTQTGGELGWFGRGRMVKPFEDAAFALEKGAVSEPVRTQFGFHLITVEDTKSAGYEDFESVASNIANIIAEDRAAEILQDRLDQALEMVLVGEPLDAVVKAIGLKLEVRESDYFTKNQGPRDLPGLSPENAQVLFDLPQDITTQSPLPIADGYLLATKREQVAESVKPLEAVKTEIVAAITREEALKMAKAAADKDLELLLKGETLAGATLKETEPFGRQGTINGLGMNQLLATKAFETKSGAWLPEAYAFPEGYVLAKALKVTPPADADWAAEKELWLTSLNERAEEQTMQAFVADLRAKADVRITNPALLEN, from the coding sequence ATGCTTGATATCCTGCGCCAGGGCGCTCAAAGTTGGGGAATAAAAATCCTCTTCGGCATTATCATTGCCGTTTTTGTTTTGGCCTTTGGCATGAATCGCGTGCAAAACGACCAGACCACCGTCGTCGCCACAGTCAACGATTCACCCCTTCTCTTCCAGCCTTTCCAGGAACGCCTGCAGCGCAGCCTCGAACTCGCGCGCAGCCAGAACCCAAACCTGACAGCCGAGATCCTGGCTCAGATGGGATTCAAAAGACAGATTCTTGAACAGATGGTCATCGAAGAGTTGATGATGCAGCAGGCCGCCAAACTCGGCCTGACCGTTTCCAAGGAGGAACTGGCCAAGGAGATTCATCTCATCCCCGCCTTCCAGAACGAAAGCAACGTCTTTGACCCGGCCTCGTACCAGAACGTGCTGCGCGCCAACAACCTCACCCCCGGCAAATTCGAATCCGAATACATGCGCGGCATGATCATGGACAAACTGCGGACCTACGTCGGTCTTCCCGGCCGCCTCGGCGAGGATCAGGCCCGCGACTTCTACACATACGGCCGCAGTACTGCGACCATTTCGTATCTGATGTACCCGTGGGAAAACTATCAGAATCAGGTCAACGCGACGGACGCGCGGATCAACGAATATTACGAGGCGCGCAAGGCCAACTATGCCGTGCCTGCCAGAGCCAAAATCGACTATCTGCTGCTCACCCCCGCGACCCTGGCCGATTCTGCCGCCGTCTCCCCCGAGGAAACCGAAAAGTACTACGCCGAGCATAAGGAACAGTTCAAGATCGAAGAGCAGGTCAAGGCCAGCCACCTTCTTGTGCGCGTTGACGAAAACGCCGATGAAGAAAGCGTGGCAAAAGCCATGCAGACCATAAAGGCCGCCCAGAAAGACCTGGCTGCCGGCAAATCCTTTGCAGAAGTGGCCGCGCAATACACCGAGGACCCCTCCGGCACGCAGACCGGCGGAGAGCTGGGCTGGTTTGGCCGGGGCCGGATGGTGAAACCCTTCGAAGACGCGGCCTTTGCCCTGGAAAAGGGCGCTGTCAGCGAACCGGTCCGCACCCAGTTCGGCTTTCACCTGATCACCGTGGAAGACACCAAGAGCGCAGGCTATGAGGATTTCGAGTCTGTCGCGAGCAACATCGCGAATATCATCGCCGAGGATCGCGCGGCGGAGATCCTGCAGGACCGCCTTGATCAGGCCCTGGAAATGGTACTCGTCGGCGAGCCTCTCGATGCCGTGGTCAAAGCCATCGGCCTGAAGCTTGAGGTCCGGGAATCGGACTACTTCACCAAGAATCAAGGCCCAAGGGATCTGCCCGGGCTTTCTCCGGAAAATGCCCAGGTTCTCTTCGACCTGCCCCAGGACATCACGACGCAATCCCCGCTGCCCATTGCCGACGGATACCTGCTCGCCACCAAACGTGAACAGGTTGCCGAAAGCGTAAAGCCGCTGGAAGCGGTCAAGACGGAAATCGTCGCGGCCATCACCCGCGAAGAAGCCTTGAAGATGGCCAAGGCCGCCGCAGACAAGGATCTGGAGCTGTTGCTCAAGGGAGAAACCCTGGCAGGCGCCACCTTAAAAGAGACCGAACCCTTCGGTCGGCAAGGCACCATAAACGGCCTGGGCATGAACCAGTTGCTGGCCACCAAGGCCTTTGAGACCAAGTCCGGTGCATGGTTGCCCGAAGCCTACGCCTTCCCCGAAGGCTACGTTCTGGCCAAGGCCCTAAAGGTTACCCCGCCGGCCGACGCAGACTGGGCCGCTGAAAAAGAGTTATGGCTGACCTCCCTTAACGAAAGGGCCGAGGAGCAGACTATGCAGGCCTTTGTCGCGGATCTGCGCGCCAAAGCCGATGTACGCATCACCAACCCTGCGCTGCTCGAAAACTAA
- a CDS encoding chorismate mutase gives MAEKHNSLSLTQELAQLDEKLVSLLMTRTNLLSRAASTRRSKNLGITDPNQEKVLWQVWRDASKADNLEPQILKKIFHLSNNLSYARVERNSSNEKPLCLFPRRKPVEIDLEAPRDQILRSMMFFLGATNSSPLTIAPFQGNDISLEVINALNLCGFNLAFQNRQCETQPVDSWSMDNKIIYAGQSKFHFYLLLCLALGQVTRAKFTGSTKLKIHDVRPVQDILPQLGARLTIVEPHSYGLPVRVESSGQLPETISIPKGVSKKFVLALVVAATTYKAGLSIQLDESFSNSKLLRKGIGFLQEHIPELQFEGLSIIVPPVPISLDLSSVDIPVDPLMSLHLLVLPFFTDGKVILHGKWPQHAPHLQDIMDILQEFGLRVSFHGGEITSVMGNRPQQLSIDITSCQEYLPLVLAMSMGLRGQCAITLDTTSEDVEYAQDLLENLGAGYAIEPGLLQLGLANAKKVSESPWQSPGPYWTLAGSLISFTHPGVCMTNADNISSAWPWFWKIFMNLPSPQNFINSARIEEQVDENHDDKPKRKRIRITTD, from the coding sequence ATGGCCGAAAAACATAATTCTCTCTCTTTGACGCAGGAACTGGCGCAGCTCGACGAAAAACTCGTGTCCCTCCTCATGACCCGGACCAACCTTTTGTCCAGGGCGGCATCGACACGACGTTCGAAAAACCTTGGCATCACCGACCCCAATCAGGAAAAAGTTCTGTGGCAGGTCTGGCGGGACGCGTCCAAGGCGGACAATCTGGAACCCCAGATCCTCAAGAAAATCTTCCACCTCTCGAACAACCTCTCTTATGCCAGGGTCGAACGGAACTCTTCTAATGAAAAGCCGTTGTGCCTCTTCCCCAGGCGCAAGCCGGTGGAAATAGACCTTGAGGCTCCTCGGGATCAGATCCTGCGCAGCATGATGTTCTTCCTTGGAGCCACAAACTCCTCGCCGCTGACCATCGCGCCATTCCAGGGGAATGATATCTCCCTGGAAGTGATCAATGCCCTCAACCTCTGCGGATTCAACCTCGCGTTCCAAAACCGGCAATGCGAAACCCAACCCGTTGACTCTTGGTCGATGGACAACAAGATCATTTATGCCGGACAAAGCAAATTCCATTTCTATCTTTTGCTGTGCCTTGCCCTCGGGCAGGTCACCCGGGCCAAATTCACCGGTTCAACGAAACTCAAAATTCATGACGTCAGACCCGTACAAGATATTCTGCCTCAACTTGGCGCCCGCCTGACGATCGTGGAACCGCACAGCTATGGATTGCCCGTCAGGGTCGAGAGCAGTGGCCAACTCCCAGAAACCATCTCCATTCCCAAGGGCGTGTCCAAAAAGTTCGTGCTGGCTCTTGTTGTCGCGGCCACCACGTACAAGGCTGGGCTTTCGATCCAGCTCGATGAATCGTTTTCAAACAGCAAGCTGCTGCGCAAAGGGATCGGATTCCTGCAGGAGCATATCCCGGAACTGCAATTTGAGGGGCTAAGCATCATCGTCCCGCCGGTGCCCATCAGCCTTGACCTTTCGTCAGTGGATATTCCTGTGGATCCGCTCATGAGCCTTCACCTGCTGGTTCTTCCGTTCTTTACCGACGGCAAGGTGATCCTGCATGGCAAATGGCCTCAGCACGCGCCTCACCTCCAAGACATTATGGATATCCTGCAGGAATTCGGATTGCGGGTCAGCTTCCACGGAGGCGAAATAACTTCCGTCATGGGCAACAGGCCCCAGCAACTATCCATAGACATCACCTCCTGCCAGGAATACCTGCCGTTGGTGCTGGCCATGTCCATGGGCCTGCGCGGTCAATGCGCCATCACCCTGGACACCACGAGCGAGGATGTCGAATACGCCCAGGACCTGCTCGAAAATCTGGGCGCAGGATATGCCATTGAACCCGGGCTGTTGCAGCTCGGACTGGCTAACGCCAAGAAAGTCAGCGAGTCGCCCTGGCAAAGTCCGGGCCCGTACTGGACCCTGGCCGGATCGCTCATATCCTTCACGCATCCCGGAGTCTGCATGACCAATGCGGACAACATTTCCTCGGCCTGGCCCTGGTTCTGGAAGATCTTCATGAATCTTCCAAGTCCTCAAAACTTCATAAATTCAGCCCGAATAGAAGAACAGGTAGACGAAAATCACGATGACAAGCCTAAACGTAAACGAATCCGAATCACAACAGATTAA
- a CDS encoding HD family hydrolase: MLNTEPEAKPVADQAWKRLADFVFELGMLRKTPRTGYQFLGSGAENVAEHSFRTAMIGYMLARKSGADVARTVFLCLFHDVHEARIGDFNYVNRIYNTSNPVLAITHALEGTGLRQDALELWHELEAGVTLESRLAQDADQLDFIANLKEEQDMGNPYASKWLDHAVLRLKTDPALELARAIQTTDQSDWWFVRPDESWWRKGNGKPRP, encoded by the coding sequence ATGCTGAATACCGAACCTGAAGCCAAGCCCGTGGCGGATCAAGCCTGGAAACGTCTGGCCGATTTTGTTTTTGAGCTTGGCATGTTGCGTAAGACCCCACGCACCGGATACCAATTTTTGGGTTCGGGGGCCGAAAACGTGGCTGAGCACTCTTTCCGCACGGCCATGATCGGCTATATGCTGGCGCGTAAAAGCGGCGCGGATGTGGCCAGGACCGTTTTTCTGTGCCTTTTCCATGACGTGCACGAAGCCCGCATCGGCGATTTCAACTACGTCAACCGCATCTACAACACGAGTAACCCGGTCCTGGCCATCACGCATGCCCTGGAGGGCACGGGTCTGCGGCAGGATGCGCTTGAACTCTGGCACGAACTGGAGGCCGGCGTGACTCTTGAATCCAGGCTCGCCCAGGATGCGGACCAACTCGATTTCATCGCCAATCTGAAGGAAGAGCAGGATATGGGCAACCCCTATGCCTCCAAATGGCTTGACCATGCGGTTTTGCGACTCAAAACGGACCCGGCCCTGGAACTTGCCCGCGCCATACAGACCACGGATCAGTCGGATTGGTGGTTTGTGCGGCCGGACGAGTCCTGGTGGCGCAAGGGGAACGGCAAGCCCCGCCCCTAG
- a CDS encoding aconitate hydratase, giving the protein MNQNLTQKIIAAHLVEGDMQPGNEVAIKIDQTLTQDATGTMAYLQWEAIGLPRVKTELSVSYVDHNTLQMGFRNPDDHRYLRSVAAKYGIVFSPPGTGICHQLHLENFAVPGKTLIGSDSHTPTAGGIGSLSMGAGGLSVALAMAGEPYTITMPKVFKIRLEGQLTGYASAKDVILHLLGILTVKGGVGAVMEYCGPGVATLSVPERATITNMGAELGATASIFPSDDQTRAFLALMGRESDFTPLAADEDATYDREIVIDLSALVPLAARPHMPDRVVPVAELDGMNVDQVAIGSCTNSSYSDLQSVAQILSGEHIAPNTDLLLSPGSKQVLKMLMREGLLDLILDAGGRLMECSCGPCIGMGGSPSSGGVSARTFNRNFEGRSGTQDGQIYLVSPITAAFSALNGKFTNPSTWTKRVSKPSLPATAPSIRHLFAFPPEDGSKVEILRGPNIVPLSPFDRLPEVLELPVLIKVGDNITTDHIMPAGAAITALRSNIPAISRHVFERVDKDFVTRAEKAGQGLILGGENYGQGSSREHAALAPRHLGVRVVLTKSFARIHKANLINFGILPLLLANEEDYDTLAQGDVLRLELGALEPGAALCATTSGDRQLTLTHDLTGNEIAIIKAGGLLNYVNDRQK; this is encoded by the coding sequence ATGAACCAGAACCTCACCCAGAAGATCATCGCGGCGCACCTCGTTGAAGGCGATATGCAGCCCGGAAACGAAGTGGCCATCAAAATAGACCAGACCCTGACCCAGGACGCCACCGGTACCATGGCCTACCTGCAGTGGGAAGCCATTGGCCTGCCACGGGTCAAGACAGAGCTTTCCGTCAGCTATGTCGATCACAATACCCTGCAAATGGGCTTCCGCAACCCAGACGACCACCGCTATCTGCGCAGCGTGGCCGCCAAATACGGCATTGTTTTCTCCCCTCCCGGCACGGGCATATGCCACCAGCTGCATCTGGAAAACTTCGCGGTTCCGGGCAAGACCCTGATCGGCTCGGATTCGCACACGCCCACTGCCGGCGGCATCGGCAGCCTGTCCATGGGCGCGGGCGGGCTCTCCGTGGCCCTGGCCATGGCCGGAGAGCCGTACACCATCACCATGCCCAAGGTCTTCAAGATCCGCCTCGAAGGGCAGCTGACCGGATATGCCTCCGCCAAGGACGTCATCCTGCACCTTTTGGGCATCCTGACCGTCAAGGGCGGCGTGGGCGCGGTCATGGAATACTGCGGCCCCGGCGTGGCCACCTTGAGCGTGCCGGAGCGCGCCACCATCACCAACATGGGCGCGGAGCTGGGCGCCACGGCTTCCATCTTCCCCAGCGACGACCAGACCCGGGCCTTTCTTGCGCTCATGGGCCGGGAAAGCGATTTCACCCCCTTGGCCGCCGACGAAGACGCGACATACGACCGGGAAATCGTCATCGACCTGAGCGCGCTTGTTCCCCTGGCGGCCCGGCCGCATATGCCCGACAGGGTCGTCCCCGTGGCGGAACTCGACGGAATGAACGTCGACCAGGTGGCCATCGGCTCCTGCACCAACTCCTCGTACTCCGACCTGCAGAGCGTGGCTCAGATCCTGAGCGGCGAGCATATCGCCCCGAACACGGACCTGCTTTTGTCGCCGGGATCCAAGCAGGTGCTCAAAATGCTCATGCGCGAAGGCCTGCTCGACCTCATCCTCGACGCGGGCGGGCGGCTCATGGAATGTTCCTGCGGTCCGTGCATCGGCATGGGCGGTTCGCCGTCCAGCGGTGGCGTCAGCGCCCGGACCTTTAACCGCAATTTCGAGGGCCGCAGCGGCACCCAGGACGGCCAGATCTATCTTGTCAGCCCCATCACCGCGGCATTCAGCGCCCTGAACGGCAAGTTCACCAACCCCTCGACCTGGACCAAACGCGTTTCCAAGCCCTCGCTACCGGCCACGGCACCGTCCATCCGCCATCTCTTCGCCTTCCCGCCCGAGGATGGAAGCAAAGTCGAAATCCTGCGCGGGCCCAACATCGTCCCCCTGTCACCCTTTGACAGACTGCCGGAGGTCTTGGAGTTGCCGGTGCTGATCAAAGTCGGGGACAATATCACCACCGACCACATCATGCCCGCCGGCGCGGCCATCACCGCCCTGCGCTCCAACATCCCGGCCATCAGCAGGCATGTGTTCGAGCGCGTGGACAAAGATTTCGTGACCCGGGCCGAAAAAGCGGGACAGGGGCTCATCCTCGGCGGCGAGAACTACGGGCAAGGCTCCAGCCGCGAGCATGCGGCCCTCGCCCCACGCCACCTGGGCGTCCGCGTGGTTCTGACCAAGTCTTTCGCCCGCATTCACAAGGCGAACCTGATCAATTTCGGCATCCTCCCGCTATTGCTCGCCAACGAGGAGGACTATGACACGCTGGCCCAGGGCGATGTCCTGCGCCTCGAACTTGGCGCTCTTGAACCCGGAGCGGCGCTTTGCGCCACCACATCCGGCGACAGGCAGCTCACGCTGACCCATGATTTGACGGGTAATGAAATAGCCATTATCAAGGCTGGCGGCTTGCTCAATTACGTCAACGACAGGCAAAAATAA